A region from the uncultured Macellibacteroides sp. genome encodes:
- a CDS encoding outer membrane beta-barrel family protein — translation MKRIFTYLFFYLLSLQTLSAQFITDTVLTLQNIEIQGLRFPIINSGSVKQLSVQENITGGLGSASDVLRQLPAVNSDIEGATYFRGSTKIAQLISGIPYGFMEEQSGDLLIQLPAFFFKRITLLSQPDLSFIPDGESGILSFSTSPGIKESMPFQIIVGAGLKERYTAGAHLNLNPKRWQIAVNYNYRREYRERSFYKLTNNATGSTEMNNNATARPNVHVTDLSIGYSITNQDFLSVYSLYQHMGYNRYGEINNIKKNAAGNIINKIIRHRYNNQEQETYAVEGSWRHLFKKEAQMTVRFNYNNYLYDEDNHYENEQPSSKQIVAQDNLGVIQNKHNYFLTAAFSKPLGDNYTLKAGYIGRIQNDQYTAVAENLTNGNWIPNASKSTDFSFTRYINLAYTSLQKKMGALFVETGLQAEHTFQEISSTSPAMFPKRNQIYLYPKATLKYLTSNAGNFSLGYQQRTNRPLSLDLNPFTDRTDATYIKQGNPDLKAELIHLVELSYSIGKSTYSATSTLYYRHKTNRIMDIAAQVNNDIIWTKQNLGNSNTYGFEVSVNWQPLRWFNAGASADIYRDEIDGRSIGYDAQKKMNCFLTKANIQIKLSPTTLLQGDGFYISDQLTAQGEIKSRYSVNAGIAQYLADRKLKATLSITNLFDSLKETTVISTGAFQQSQIRNRDACVSWLTLTYNL, via the coding sequence ATGAAACGAATTTTCACTTACCTGTTTTTTTATTTGCTTTCTCTACAAACCCTCTCAGCACAGTTTATAACAGATACAGTTCTGACTCTTCAGAATATTGAAATACAAGGGCTACGTTTTCCCATAATTAACAGTGGGTCTGTAAAGCAACTTAGTGTACAAGAAAATATAACAGGTGGCTTGGGTAGTGCATCGGATGTTCTCCGACAACTTCCCGCTGTAAACTCGGACATCGAAGGAGCAACATACTTCAGAGGATCCACAAAAATAGCTCAACTTATTAGCGGAATTCCCTATGGGTTCATGGAAGAGCAAAGTGGTGATTTACTAATCCAGCTTCCTGCTTTTTTCTTTAAAAGAATAACACTCCTATCTCAACCTGATTTATCTTTTATTCCAGATGGAGAAAGTGGAATTTTATCTTTTTCAACAAGTCCGGGCATAAAAGAATCGATGCCTTTTCAAATTATTGTTGGTGCAGGATTAAAAGAGCGATATACTGCCGGAGCTCATTTAAACCTTAACCCTAAAAGATGGCAAATTGCAGTTAACTATAACTACAGGCGTGAGTACCGCGAACGATCCTTTTACAAGCTTACCAATAATGCGACGGGCTCAACAGAAATGAACAACAATGCGACAGCCCGACCAAATGTACATGTGACTGATCTTTCCATTGGTTATTCCATCACTAATCAAGATTTTTTATCTGTCTATTCCTTATATCAACATATGGGATATAACCGATACGGGGAAATCAATAATATCAAAAAAAATGCTGCAGGCAATATTATAAATAAAATAATCCGCCATCGTTACAACAATCAGGAACAAGAGACTTATGCCGTAGAAGGTTCATGGAGACATCTATTCAAAAAAGAGGCTCAGATGACCGTTCGCTTCAATTACAATAATTATTTATATGATGAAGATAATCACTATGAAAACGAGCAACCGTCAAGCAAGCAGATAGTTGCCCAGGATAACTTAGGGGTGATACAGAACAAACATAATTATTTTCTTACAGCTGCTTTCAGCAAACCACTAGGTGACAACTATACTTTGAAGGCCGGATATATTGGTCGAATACAGAACGATCAATACACAGCTGTAGCAGAAAATCTAACAAATGGAAACTGGATCCCCAATGCTTCAAAATCAACCGATTTTAGTTTCACGCGCTATATAAACCTGGCATATACCTCCCTACAGAAAAAGATGGGAGCTTTATTCGTGGAAACAGGTTTACAAGCGGAGCATACTTTTCAGGAAATCAGTTCTACTTCGCCAGCAATGTTTCCAAAACGTAATCAAATTTATTTATACCCAAAGGCTACGTTAAAATATCTCACATCTAATGCTGGTAATTTTAGCTTAGGTTATCAACAACGTACTAACCGGCCACTATCACTGGATCTTAATCCATTTACAGACAGGACAGATGCAACCTATATTAAACAAGGAAATCCAGATCTAAAGGCAGAGTTAATTCACTTGGTCGAGCTGTCTTATTCAATTGGGAAATCAACTTATTCAGCAACTTCCACCCTCTATTACAGACATAAGACTAATCGAATTATGGATATTGCAGCACAAGTAAACAATGATATTATATGGACAAAACAAAATTTAGGGAACAGTAATACATATGGTTTCGAAGTTTCGGTTAATTGGCAACCACTTCGTTGGTTTAATGCCGGAGCATCAGCGGATATATATCGTGATGAAATTGACGGGCGCTCGATTGGATACGATGCACAAAAGAAAATGAACTGTTTTCTTACTAAAGCTAATATACAGATAAAACTATCCCCAACTACCCTATTGCAAGGTGATGGCTTTTATATCTCAGATCAGCTTACGGCTCAGGGAGAAATAAAAAGTCGCTATAGTGTAAATGCAGGGATAGCTCAATACTTAGCAGATCGTAAGCTGAAAGCAACACTTAGTATTACAAACCTGTTCGACAGTCTGAAAGAAACTACCGTTATATCGACTGGAGCATTTCAGCAATCTCAGATACGTAATCGTGACGCTTGTGTATCCTGGCTAACTCTTACCTACAATCTTTAA
- the rplI gene encoding 50S ribosomal protein L9 — protein MQVILKEDVVNLGYKDDIVTVKDGYGRNFLIPQGKAVIASESAKKVLAENLKQRAHKLAKIKADAQALASKLEGVSLTIGAKTSSTGTIFGSVSNIQVAEALAKAGLEVDRKIIYIKESVKEVGSYKATVKLHKEVSVEISFEVVAE, from the coding sequence ATGCAAGTTATTTTGAAAGAAGACGTAGTGAATTTAGGCTACAAGGACGATATCGTAACAGTTAAAGACGGTTACGGACGTAACTTTCTAATCCCCCAAGGTAAAGCGGTGATCGCTTCAGAATCCGCTAAGAAAGTTTTGGCAGAAAATTTGAAACAACGCGCTCACAAGCTAGCTAAGATTAAGGCTGATGCTCAGGCTCTGGCTTCAAAATTGGAAGGTGTTTCATTGACAATTGGAGCTAAAACAAGTTCTACAGGTACTATTTTCGGTTCTGTATCTAACATTCAGGTTGCTGAAGCTTTAGCAAAAGCTGGATTAGAAGTAGATCGCAAAATTATCTACATCAAAGAATCTGTAAAAGAAGTTGGTAGCTACAAAGCTACGGTTAAACTTCACAAAGAAGTTTCTGTTGAAATTTCATTTGAAGTGGTTGCTGAATAA
- the rpsR gene encoding 30S ribosomal protein S18: MAAAQSEIRYLTPPSVDVKKKKYCRFKKNGIKYIDYKDPEFLKKFLNEQGKILPRRITGTSLKFQRRIAQAVKRARHLALLPFVTDLMK, from the coding sequence ATGGCAGCAGCACAATCAGAAATCAGATACTTAACACCTCCCTCAGTAGACGTTAAGAAAAAGAAATATTGCCGTTTCAAAAAGAACGGTATTAAGTATATCGATTACAAAGATCCTGAATTCTTGAAGAAATTCTTGAACGAACAGGGTAAAATTCTTCCTCGTCGTATTACAGGTACTTCATTGAAGTTCCAACGTCGTATTGCGCAGGCAGTTAAGAGAGCTCGTCACCTGGCGTTGCTTCCCTTCGTAACCGATTTAATGAAATAA
- the rpsF gene encoding 30S ribosomal protein S6 — translation MNNYETVFILTPVLSDAQMKEAVEKFTTLLKAEGAEIVNEENWGLRKLAYPIDKKTTGFYQLVEFKANPETIAKLEIQFRRDERVIRFLTFRQDKYAAEYAAKRRHLKSTKETVKEN, via the coding sequence ATGAACAATTACGAAACCGTTTTCATTTTGACTCCCGTTTTGTCTGACGCACAGATGAAGGAAGCGGTAGAAAAATTCACAACTCTTCTCAAAGCAGAAGGTGCTGAAATCGTGAATGAAGAGAACTGGGGTTTGCGCAAGCTTGCTTATCCTATCGACAAGAAAACTACTGGATTTTACCAGTTAGTTGAATTCAAAGCAAATCCTGAAACAATCGCCAAACTGGAAATTCAATTCCGTCGTGACGAGCGTGTGATTCGCTTCCTGACTTTCCGTCAGGATAAGTATGCAGCAGAATACGCAGCTAAGAGAAGACATTTGAAATCAACTAAAGAAACAGTAAAGGAGAACTAA
- a CDS encoding alpha/beta hydrolase codes for MKNKKIKQLLILLLLGSGWFTAKGQYQIELPGNSYSFRTIHMADDYTGPVVCTLIKRTPVPNQKQAILYVHGYNDYFFQRALGDSAAAHGYNFYALDLRKYGRSILSGQDAFYVRNLSEYFADIDTALAIIKTEGNSDIVLMAHSTGGLITPLYMQSKGNNLPVNALVLNSPFLDMNMSWFMEKIVIPAISFIGRYFPNLKVEGNGISQYAHSLLKRFNGEWEYNEQWKKTFGHPKRAGWIHAIHNGHVTIQKGLKIGCPILVMSSDKSIPETKEWNELYHTSDIVLDVNDIQKYGKKLGNNVTCKIIPGGKHDLILSKERARKQTYQVMFGWMDQQLKKQK; via the coding sequence ATGAAAAACAAAAAGATAAAACAATTACTTATACTTTTACTTTTAGGTTCAGGTTGGTTTACGGCTAAGGGGCAGTATCAGATTGAACTTCCCGGCAACAGTTACAGTTTCAGAACAATACATATGGCAGACGACTATACAGGTCCGGTTGTATGCACGCTAATAAAACGAACCCCTGTCCCCAATCAGAAGCAAGCCATACTTTACGTACACGGGTACAATGATTATTTTTTTCAACGTGCGTTGGGGGATAGTGCCGCAGCTCATGGTTATAACTTTTACGCGTTGGATCTCCGCAAATACGGCCGTTCTATTTTATCTGGACAAGATGCATTTTATGTAAGGAATCTTTCTGAATATTTTGCAGATATAGACACTGCTCTTGCTATAATAAAAACAGAAGGCAATAGTGACATTGTGCTTATGGCTCATTCAACCGGCGGACTAATCACCCCTCTGTACATGCAAAGCAAAGGGAATAATCTTCCTGTAAATGCTCTCGTACTTAACAGTCCTTTTTTAGATATGAACATGAGCTGGTTTATGGAAAAAATTGTAATTCCTGCTATTTCGTTTATCGGACGTTACTTTCCTAATCTGAAAGTAGAGGGTAACGGAATATCACAATATGCTCATAGCTTACTAAAACGATTTAATGGAGAATGGGAATATAATGAACAATGGAAAAAAACTTTCGGACACCCTAAAAGAGCAGGATGGATACATGCAATTCACAATGGACATGTAACTATACAAAAGGGATTAAAAATAGGATGCCCTATACTAGTAATGTCGTCCGACAAATCCATTCCAGAAACGAAAGAATGGAACGAACTATACCACACATCAGACATAGTACTGGATGTGAATGACATACAAAAATACGGTAAAAAACTTGGCAACAACGTTACATGCAAGATAATACCTGGGGGAAAACACGATCTTATCCTTTCAAAAGAACGAGCAAGAAAGCAAACCTATCAAGTAATGTTCGGCTGGATGGATCAGCAGCTAAAGAAACAAAAATAA
- a CDS encoding nucleoside-diphosphate sugar epimerase/dehydratase yields MRQQLVRSVSALVRKLITMKYLNRWIVFCIDLSLSVLCSVIAYLLISVLLEVRSVSGTIYFIILLSSGVNVFVQLIFKLYRGIIRHASIQEASRLLLAIFTKELLLFLSLWQIREFSALWVAVVCLDMLLSFFMLISVRALLVSLYYSLVGGSFYGNHRMFIYGTDNHSISLVNWVRSGAFQPYVAVGLLTVDMEQDGMRIAGLPVFGVSNSESLRKILTREHMQTVMFPDYASVQKERNRFVEVCLETKIELLVAPSVEALSNPDQARSQIREIKIEDLLGRDQIFINMEEISTMLKPEVILVTGAAGSIGSEITRLLASINVKQLILLDNAETPMHDLRLEMEDRFPFLNFVPIIGDVRMQSRLDFVFKKYAPTVVFHAAAYKHVPLMEAYPCEAIRTNVDGTRKLADTAVAYAVKRFIMISTDKAVNPTNVMGASKRIAEMYVQSLSISLGKALNKTQFITTRFGNVLGSNGSVVARFRDQIRRGGPVTVTHPDIFRYFMTIPEASRLVLEAVTLGRGGEIFVFDMGEPVKIADMARRMIQLAGLVPDEQVKVVFAGLRPGEKLYEELLTDNEYTLPTRHPKIRIAQVRPCDWEVVRVAVNGLVSMADSEESEQVILSMKKLVPEFISSHSPYEIYDPKN; encoded by the coding sequence ATGAGACAACAATTAGTTCGTTCTGTTTCTGCTTTGGTGCGTAAACTTATAACTATGAAGTATCTGAATCGATGGATCGTATTTTGTATTGATCTGTCACTTTCAGTCCTTTGTTCAGTTATAGCTTATCTTCTTATTTCAGTCCTATTAGAGGTACGTTCGGTATCCGGTACTATATATTTCATTATTCTATTATCCAGCGGAGTTAATGTGTTTGTTCAGCTAATCTTTAAGCTATATAGAGGTATTATTCGTCATGCGTCCATACAGGAAGCAAGTCGTCTGCTATTGGCCATCTTCACTAAAGAACTGCTTTTGTTTCTTTCTTTATGGCAGATCAGAGAATTCTCCGCTCTTTGGGTAGCAGTGGTTTGTTTGGATATGTTGCTTTCATTTTTTATGTTGATAAGTGTCAGGGCATTGTTAGTCAGTCTTTATTATTCGCTTGTAGGTGGAAGTTTTTATGGTAACCATCGCATGTTTATTTATGGAACAGATAATCATAGTATATCTTTGGTTAACTGGGTTAGGAGCGGAGCATTTCAACCTTATGTAGCTGTTGGTTTATTAACAGTTGATATGGAGCAAGATGGAATGCGAATAGCTGGTTTACCCGTTTTTGGTGTAAGTAATTCCGAATCGTTGAGAAAGATACTGACTCGCGAACATATGCAGACAGTAATGTTTCCGGATTATGCTTCGGTGCAAAAGGAACGTAACCGGTTCGTAGAGGTTTGTCTGGAGACAAAAATAGAACTTCTGGTTGCTCCTTCAGTCGAAGCATTGAGTAATCCCGATCAGGCCAGGTCGCAAATACGTGAAATAAAAATTGAAGATTTGCTGGGGAGAGATCAGATTTTTATCAATATGGAGGAAATATCTACGATGCTTAAACCGGAAGTAATTCTTGTTACAGGTGCAGCGGGATCTATCGGAAGTGAAATAACGCGCTTGCTCGCTTCCATAAACGTGAAACAACTTATTCTCCTTGATAATGCAGAGACACCCATGCATGACCTGAGACTTGAGATGGAGGATCGATTTCCATTTCTTAATTTTGTCCCTATCATTGGCGATGTCCGGATGCAATCCCGCTTGGATTTTGTATTTAAGAAGTATGCCCCGACAGTGGTTTTTCATGCTGCTGCCTATAAACACGTACCACTTATGGAAGCTTATCCCTGTGAAGCCATACGAACGAATGTTGATGGGACCAGAAAACTGGCAGATACGGCTGTTGCCTATGCCGTTAAACGTTTTATTATGATATCAACTGATAAGGCTGTTAATCCAACAAATGTAATGGGTGCATCGAAACGTATTGCGGAAATGTATGTGCAAAGCCTGAGTATTTCATTGGGGAAAGCATTAAATAAGACTCAATTTATTACCACACGGTTTGGAAATGTTCTTGGATCTAATGGATCTGTTGTTGCTCGTTTTCGAGATCAAATTCGCCGGGGGGGACCAGTTACGGTGACTCATCCGGACATTTTCCGCTACTTCATGACAATCCCGGAAGCTTCCCGACTTGTACTCGAAGCGGTAACTCTTGGAAGGGGAGGCGAGATTTTTGTCTTTGATATGGGTGAACCTGTTAAAATTGCAGATATGGCACGACGAATGATTCAGCTTGCAGGACTTGTTCCCGATGAACAAGTTAAAGTTGTATTCGCGGGTTTACGTCCGGGAGAAAAACTATACGAGGAATTGCTTACCGATAATGAATATACATTGCCTACACGACATCCTAAAATACGTATTGCCCAGGTTAGACCCTGTGACTGGGAGGTAGTTAGAGTAGCAGTAAATGGACTCGTTTCAATGGCAGATTCTGAAGAATCTGAACAGGTTATTTTGTCAATGAAGAAGCTAGTACCCGAGTTTATCAGCAGTCATTCTCCATATGAAATATATGATCCCAAAAACTAA